The following DNA comes from Fervidibacillus albus.
ATTCCCCACCAAGATGTCATTATTTTTGCCGATGTTCAAAACAATGCCGGCTACGATATTTTAGCTCAAATGTCGATGCATTTTTTTACAAACGGGATCGTTCCGGTTACTTCCCTTTCCTTCCTATATAAAAATGGGGAATTGGAACCGATTTTTATTATGGCAAAAAATCGCCCGATGGGAAAGGAGTAGAAAAATGAATTTATTTTACAACAAAGAAGGGATCGGAGACACATTGATCGTCTCTATTGCACCCGTTGAACGGAACCGAATGGAAGTGGAGAAAAAAGGGGATGTCGTCCGCATTTTCGATCGGGAAACGAATCGGTCCTTTGGCTACAATATTTTTCAAGCAAGCGAATATTTTACATTAAATGGTTATTCCGGTCCAGTAAACGGAAATGAAGAATTATTGAATCAATTGAATCGTCTATTGGCGAATGAAGGTTTTGCCGAACAGTTAACGGCGGACTTCTCTCCGAAATTCGTTGTTGGATATGTTAAAGAGCGGGAAAAACATCCGAACGCTGATAAATTAAGCGTATGTCAAGTGGATGTAGGAGGAGAAAACCTTCAAATCGTTTGTGGGGCACCGAATGTCGATGCGGGTCAAAAGGTTGTCGTTGCAAAAATTGGAGCGGTAATGCCGAGCGGACTCGTTATTTCTCCAGCCGAACTACGGGGTGTTCCTTCGAAAGGAATGATCTGCTCGGCAAAGGAACTGAACTTGCCGAATGCACCGAAAGAAAAAGGGATCCTCGTCTTAGATGACCGTTATGAAGTCGGCCAAGCCTTCGAACTTCATGCCCATGAATGAGAGGAAGAAGAGTAAGTTTTAAGCCTCGTACATTTGTACGGGGTTTTTCTTCATGGAAAAATCGATCGCCTCTTTTTTTATTGGAAAAATGGTTCGTTTTTCTTTTTTTTTATTTATAGTAAAATAATGATACATAACAATGAAAGAGTGATACGATGGATTGGATGAAAAAATGGTTTTCATTCTCGGACGTAAAAAACGAGCCGACTCCGAATGAAAAGCGTCAAACGGATACTTCCAATAAAGAATTAGAAACGAAGATGACATTTAAATATCCCGATAAAGAAATACATGTTCCAGCAGTTGAAAGGAGAAAAAAGTGGGATCGACAGTTTCTCGAAAAGGATGTTCAGGAAAAACGACGGTCCGATGGAATAAAATCGGAGACGATCGAAACCTTTCCTGTGAACAAAAGCAAAACGACTTCCTTATCCACTCGGGAAGAACGGATCATGAATCATCGGTCGAAAACGAGCGATTCTTTGAAAAAACCTGATCGGAAGCGGAGATTTTCCCATACGGAAACGATTCCGTCCCCCATTTACGGATATCAGCGAAAAACGGTAAAACAACAACCGATTGAATTCGAATTATCCCCCTTTGAAATCGATGTTCAATGGGAACGGGACGACCGAACTCCTTCAGATGTACATCCAACATCAACGGAAACAATGAACGAACAGGCAGAAACCATCGATCATCCAATAGAATTCGTCGATGGAAAGGATTCCTTTTCCTCGGAAAAGGGAGAAGAAAAGGACGGTTCGAATCATTCGGTCGTTGAAAACGTACAAAAAATCGAGACGGAAGATAACGATCCAATGGATGAGGTCATTGGCGAGCTTAGTGAAACGTTTGTGGATTCAACTACTGAACAATCTGGAAAATTGCTTGCTGAAGAAAAACAACTACCTGTCCAACAAGAAAAAAATACACTCGATGTTTCGCAAAAAATCGAGAACCTCGTCGATCGAAGTGCCGAAATGGAACAGGTGGAAGCGGATGACAGAAATCTTGAAAATCAAACGGGGGAATCGGCACATTCGAATCAATCGTTGGAAAATGCAAAGGAAAAAAGGGAGGCGACGAATGCTGGAGATGTCCGTCCCCATTCGGAAACACCGGTAAAAAAAGGGAAAAAGTCCGTCCCCTTTAATGTTTTCATGTTAAAAAGTGACCGGGAAAAATTAAAAAATCGTGCGGAACAAAGCGTGACGAATAAACGACGGGAAAGAAACGAAAATAGTGATCGACCAAGAGGGGAGAAACGGTATCATCTTCCTCCCCTTCATGTATTGAATAGCCCGGTGGAACATTTGTCGAATACCAATTGGATCGATGAGCAAGTAACGGTATTAAATGAAACGTTGAAAAGTTTCCATGTAGCTGCAAAGGTCGTATCCACCTCAGAAGGGCCTAGCGTCACCCGATTTGAGATTTCCCCGGAAATGGGTGTTAAGGTGAATAAAATCACGAATTTAACCGATGATATAAAATTAAGTCTCGCCGCAAAGGATATTCGAATCGAAGCACCGATTCCTGGGAAACATACGATCGGCATTGAAGTTCCGAATGCAAAAAGGCGACCGGTGTTTTTACGGGAAATTATTGAACAAAAGGAATATGTAGAAGCATTCTCTCCGCTTGCGGTGGCGGTCGGTTTGGATATCGCTGGAAAGCCGGTTATTACCGATTTGAAAAAGATGCCCCACGGGTTGATTGCAGGAGCGACCGGATCAGGGAAAAGCGTATGCATTAATACGTTTATTATCAGCCTCCTATATAAGGCGAGACCGGATGAAGTGAAACTGTTAATGATCGATCCGAAAATGGTCGAATTGGCCCCCTATAACGGAATTCCTCACTTGATTAGCCCGGTCATTACCGATGTAAAAGCGGCGACCCAAGCGTTGAAATGGGCGGTAGAGGAAATGGAAAGGCGGTATGAACTGTTTGCAGAAAAAGGTGTCCGGGATATTGAACGGTATAATGAAAAGGAAAGCGAGAAGATGCCTTTTATCGTCATTATTATCGATGAATTGGCAGATTTGATGATGATGGCCCCTGCAGATGTGGAAGATGCCATCTGTCGAATTGCCCAAAAGGCGCGGGCGTGCGGTATTCATTTATTGATTGCCACCCAAAGACCGTCCGTCGATGTCATTACCGGACTCATCAAAGCGAACGTACCGACCCGGATTGCCTTTTCTGTTTCTTCCCAAGTGGATTCTAGAACGATCATCGACACAAATGGCGCGGAAAGACTTCTCGGGAAAGGCGATATGTTATTTTTAGAAAACGGAACGTCGAAACCGGTGCGTCTGCAAGGTCCGTTTATTTCCGACGATGAAATTGAATCCGTTGTGGATCATGTACGAAAAGAAGGGGAGCCGGAATATTTATTTCAACAAGAAGAGTTAATAAAAAAATCCGATACGGCAGATCAAGATGAACTTTTTTTGGAAGCGTGCGAATTTGCCGTTCAACACGGTAGCATTTCCACCTCTAGCCTCCAACGACGTTTTCGAATCGGCTATAATCGGGCGGCCCGCTTAATCGAATTGATGGAAGAAAAGGGAATCATTACGGAACAACGGGGAAGTAAACCGCGCGACGTTTTAATTACCGAACAAGATTTGCATCAATTCAATGAATAAAAAGATAAAAAAACCCTCGATACGTGTAAATGGCTGTCGCACGGTACCGAGGGTTTTATTTTTTGATCATATTAGGCTAAGATTGGAAAAATGAAAAATTAATAGCTAGATAATTTTCCGTTTTTTATGGATATATTAAATAACAATTTAAACAACGATAAACCGATGAAAAAATACAATCCAGAATTGAGGATTAGTAACCAAAATTCATAGGTACTTACTAGTTCAACCAAAGTTTTTGAATGGATTATCACTTGTTTTAAATTTATCACGCCCCAAGTCATTGGAAGTAGTTTGGTAACTAGGTCGATGGTTGGCGGCAGTTGATTCGATGCCATGACGAGTCCAATCAAAAAAAGGAATAAGTAATTTAATAACGTCGTAATAGCTCCAATTCGTTTGAAAACTAAAGAGAATCCGGCGAGAATAAAGGAGAATCCGTAAATACTAACCATTGTCAATAGGATGACAATGATCAAACTAGGGATCGAGAAATGTAATGAAAAAAACGTTTCCAAGGATAAATCTCGAAAAATTGCAACAAATGAAAAGGAGATGATCGATAAAACAATCGCTCCTAAACTATCAAAAATGAATGTCCCAATTGCTCTGCCTAACAACATTTTTTCAATCGGAACCTTTGTTATGGCAATTTGTTCGAGCGTTCCCAAAACCATTTCTTCCCGCAAAATAAAACTAAAAACCGCAATCGCATTAATACCAATATACCAAATAAAAATACCAACCATGAGTTGAAAAATTTGTTCGTTTGTACCCGTTAAATTTTGAAATACGGTTAAAATGAGTCCGAACATTAACAAACCGTAGGATACAATTTCACTAATCGAATCGATGTAATAGCGAATAAACATCCCCTTGAATTTGACAAATTCTGCTTTAATGGAATAAATCATTTCAGTCATTCGAATCCCCTACCAGTTCTAAAAAAATTTGTTCCAATGATTTCCTTTGCGTCGTTAAGTTTTTAACGGTAACTTGCTGATCCTTTAAGTACTGTAAAATTTCCGGTAAATGGGCGAGGGGCGTTTTCCAAATCCGTTCATTTTCCCTTTCCATGTAAATGAGATGTTCCAACTCCTGTAAAACTTGTTGATTCGGTATATTTAAATCGAGATAGACATATTGTTGATTATCTTGTTCTTTTTCTTTTGACTGTAGATCCTCGATAATCGTACCGTTTTTGATAAAAATTATTCGGTCACTTATTTTTTCAACTAAATCAAGTTGGTGGGATGTTAATAAAATCGTTTTTCCGTTTAAAGCCATTTTTCTTAGCATCGTCAATAAGTCATTGGAGGATTGAACGTCTAATCCTAATGTAGGCTCATCTAACAGTAAAATGTCAGGATCTTTCAATAAAACGAGGGCTAAGGCTAATTTTTGTTGCATTCCCCGCGACAAATTTGCAGCGTACTCCTTTTTCTTTTCTTCTAAACCGAGAAGCTTAAGGATTTGCTGTATCCGGTGATGTAATGTTTGTTTTGGTATTAAATTTAACAATCCGAAGTATTTTAAGTTATCAAAAACGGTTAAATAGTAATAAATGTTTCGTTCCCCTTCTAACATACATCCGATTTGGTGTACGGCTTTTTTTCGCTTTTTCTTTACATCGATATCGTTTACGAAAATGGTGCCTTGGTCAATACTTGCTAGTCCACAAATCATTTTTATTAATGTTGTTTTTCCAGAACCATTTGGACCTAATAGAGCTGTTATTTTTCCCTTTTCAATTTGCAAAGTTACATCATTAACCGCTGTGAATGGACCGTTTTTTGATTTATACGTTTTTGTGACGTGATTCATTTTAATCGAGTACAATATATCCCTCCTAAAGATTTACGGGGAACATTTCGTGGAAAGTGGAATGGAACGATTTCATTCGCTATTATAACAAAATAATCAGATAAAAGATAAAATATTTTTCCCCAAGGGTATCGATAAAAAAACGAGTACGAATGGGAAAATTACCCAAATTTACGAAACTGTATTCGAAAGGAAAAAGAGCTCGGTCTTTTCGTCCTTTTTTCCTCCGCCCGTGCATAATAGTCTTTTCGAAAAAATAATGTTATAATTATGAAGCAAAAAATGAACTATTCATATTCATACCATGTTTGCACGGCGTTTCGTGGATTTCAGTAAAAATACGTGATGACTGAATAATACATATATCGTTTTTGGAGGTTCTATTGTATGACCATTTACCATTTTGTTGGAATTAAGGGTACAGGGATGAGCGCATTAGCCCAGGTGCTCCATGATCATGGCTATGTTGTGCAAGGCTCTGACGTGGAAAAACATTATTTTACCCAAGACGCATTGGAAAGAGCAGGAATTCAAATATATCCGTTCGGAAAAGAAAATATTCGACAGGAAATGGTTGTTATTGCCGGTAACGCTTTTCCCGACTCCCATGAAGAAATAGAGCGAGCGAAGGAATTGCAACTTCCTGTGATTCGTTACCATCGCTTTTTAGGGGATTTTATTGAAAAGTTCACGAGTATCGCGGTGACCGGCGCCCACGGAAAAACGACGACGACCGGTCTTTTGTCCCACGTAATGGAAGCGGCAAAATCGACTTCCTACTTGATCGGAGACGGGACGGGAAAGGGAAAGAAGGATGCGGAATATTTCGTCTTTGAAGCTTGTGAATACCGAAGACATTTTTTATCCTATCATCCGGATTATTGCATTATGACGAATATCGATTTCGATCATCCCGATTATTACGCGAACATTGAAGATGTATTCTCTGCCTTTCAAGATATGGCTTGGCAAGTGAAAAAGGGAATTATTGCGTACGGGGATGACGAATATTTGCAAAAAATCCAAGCGAAAGTACCGGTTTTATATTACGGGTTTGGTGAAGAAAATGATTTTCAAGCACGTAACGTGGAAGTGACGAAGGAAGGAACGAATTTTGATGTTTTCGTACGGAATACATTTTATGCATCCTTTTTCATTCCAACTTTCGGGGATCATAATGTGTTAAACGCTTTGGCGACGATCACGATTTGTCATTATGAAAATATCGATGTCCAAATTATTCAAGAACGATTGAAAACGTTCCATGGGGTGAAAAGGCGATTTACGGAAAAGCGACTCGGCGACCAAATTCTCGTCGATGATTACGCCCATCATCCAACGGAAATTCGGGCGACCATTCAATCGGCTAAACAAAAATATCCCAATCGTTCCATCATCGCAGTCTTCCAACCGCATACGTATACGCGGACACAAACGTTCCTCCATGAATTTGCGGAAAGTTTGAATGAAGCGGACAAAGTGTTCCTATGCGATATATTCGGTTCGGCTAGGGAACATCACGGACAATTGTCCATAAAAGATTTACAAAAATTAATCGAAGGAGCGGAAATTTTAAAGGAAACCGATCTATCTCCGCTCGCTAAATTCGACCGTTCTGTCCTTCTTTTTATGGGGGCAGGGGACATTCAAAAATTTGAGCAAGGGTATGAAATGTATAGGAAAAACGAAGGCCTATTTGATAAGTGAAAGCATTTAAGCTTTGTATAACGGTTGCACTCAAGTGCCTTTCAGTTTATATGAATCTGAAAGGTACTTTTTTCGATGTTGGAAGAGGGATTTTACAGTCGGTAATCATATAAAAAAGGAGTTTTTAAAATGGTTTATGTAACATTTACAATAACAGCGATCTTTATTGTTGTCCTTGCCGTTTTCCTGTCCATCTTGGCCGATATGATCGATGAACGGTCGACGATGAAAGATTTTATTATTTCGTTTTTGTTAGGAAGTGCCGCCGCATTACCGGAGTTAACGACGAGTTTTACGTCCGTTGCGATTTCCAATCCCGATTTAGCGATGGGAAATATTTTCGGAAGCAATTTGTATAATATTATGATTTTAGCTGCTATGGATCTCGTATTTCGAAACCGGCAAGTTTTCCGATATGCTCATAAGGAAAATGCCTATAACACCGGATTAATTATCGTCCTATCCGGAGTCGTTGCATTGTCGATGGTTATGGACTTTTCCTATCAATTTTACGGATTTGGATTGGACATGCTTATCGTTGCCATCGTTTATTTCATCGGAATGAGACTCGTTTCGAAATTTTCCGTTACCGATCTTGGCCAACGGGATAGCTATATGTTTGATGTGGAATCGGTAACTTATCAAGTGGCTGCAGGAAGCGAAAGTGAAAAAAGGGAATGGACGAGTGAAATTGTTGAAAAGGAAACGGTCGAAACCTTTGACAAACGAATGAAAAAACGTTTGGAACAATATTCGTTAAAGGGTATTTGGGTCATGTTTTTTATTTCCGCGCTTCTCGTACTAGTTGTTGGAAGTGTGTTGACCGTGTCGGCGGACGGAATTGCGAAATTAAGTGGACTCGGTTCAACCTTTGTCGGTTCCTTTTTACTTGCAGCAAGTACTTCTTTACCAGAAACGGTGGCCGTCATTACGTCGATTCGTTTACGAAATTACAATTTGGCCATCGGAGCCATCTTAGGAAGTTGTCTGTTCAATTTTATTAATTTAATCATTACCGATGCATTGTATCGAGAACCGTTAATCTTTTCCGTTACTGATAGTCACCTGTACACCGTTTTGGCATCGATGTTATTGATGGTTGTCGCTATGTATTCGATGTTGCGGAAAAAAGCAATGAATCAATGGACGTATGTGATTCCTTCCTTACTCATCGTTCTTATGTATTTTATATCCAGTTATATTTTATACGTCCACTCTGTAGGATAAATGCTTCCCTCCTTTCCCATTATAAAGGGAAGGGTATGGAACGTAAAAATCCGTTTTCGGCGACCGCATTAATACGCCTTTTTCATGGATCATTGTCTTTTCCTGACAGCCGAAGATCTCCGGTTTTAAATGAAACGGAAAAAAATGAAAGAATACTCGCTTATTGAGTGAAAATTTGGTTTAATGAATAGTAAGAAGATCCTAAACGAATATTGACAGTTGATGATATGATTTTAGGCCAATGAAAGGAGAAACGGGATAATGGATGTGATTTTGTACGTAAGCGTTGGCCTCGTGGCTGTTGCCTTTACTGTTCTAGTTGTTTATTTAATCTCCACTTTAAAAACCCTTTCCACAACGTTAGATCAAATTTCGAAAACGTTGGATCAAGCGGAAGCCCAATTGAAAGAAGTGACGGATGAAGCGGGAAAATTATTGAAAAAAACGAATGCCATAGCGGAAGACGTCCAGGATAAATCGGAAAAATTCAATACGGTGATGGACGGGGTTCAACAAGTGGGGAAGACGATTTATCGATTTAACGATTCGCTACAATCCTTTTCCGAAAATGTGACTGAACAGTTGAAAAAAAATGAGGAAAAAGCGGCACAAATGATCCAATGGGCAAATATTGTCGGTGAATTGCAAGATAAGGTAGCGGAAATTCGTCAACGGAAAAAAAGAAAAAATTTGCAAAAGGAACAATAATTTATTTAGGGGGGATTCATATGTCAGAAGAAAAAACGAATCAATCAGGGGTTAAAGACTTTTTATTAGGCGCCTTCGTCGGTGGGTTAGTTGGATCTGTCGTCGCTATGCTGTATGCACCGAAATCGGGAAAAGAATTACGGGAAGACATTAATACCCAATTGAACCAAGCGGTGGAAAAGACCGACCAATTGAAAAATACGGTCGTACAAAAGGGAACGGAAATTATGGATTATGCAAATGAAAAACGGACACAGCTCACCCAATCCGTAAAAGATCAGACGAAGGAATTGGTCGAAAAGGTGCAATCGTTTACGAAGGAATCGGAACAAAGCGCGGAAGATGTATTAAAGGATGCACAAAAGGCGATCCATGATTTATCTGAAGAAATTGAAAAAAAATTAGAGGAATTGAAGGAACAATAAAGGGCATATCGATTTAACTTCCTTGCATAATGGTAAGAAAAAGGGACTTGAAAGGGAGGAGATCGTATTGCAAAAATTGGAACAACAAAGGGACTTCGATTCGATTGTGAAAAGCAACCAATCCTTTTTATTATTTAAACATAGTTTGACTTGTCCGATTAGTAGGGAGGCGTTTCGGGAATTTCATCAATTTACCAGTTCCTATCCTAAGTTTTCCGCCTATTATTTGACGGTACAAGAAAATCGCCCATTATCGAATTATATTGCCGATTTTTTCTCAATCAAACATGAATCACCACAAATTTTTTACGTTCAAGATGGGAAAGTCAAGTGGCACATGTCCCATTGGAACATTCGAAGGGAAGAGATCGAAAAGGCGATCCAAAATTCGGGAGTTCCCTTGATTAAATGAATGGGAAAACAGTGTAAAGGACGAGGGGAGAAATCATTACGAATTTCTTTCCTCGCCCTTTTTTTATAATAACAAACGTAGGAAAAGGGGGCCAATTCGGCCAATGGGTCGATGAATATGTTTTCCTTCCACGGATAGATTCGTCATCAAAAGGAATTTATGCCTCCCATTTGACGTTCAGTTCATCCCCTGGTTCCAAAGGATCAAAAAAGGTCGCTTCCTTCCCGTTACGCAAAATTTTATATTTTCCTGACGCATCTTTAGGAATTTGAAAATCAACGAAACGGAAAACGTCTTGAAAAATAAACGGGGAAAATGGTTCCTTTTTTATCGTAATTTCGTCGCCTGGAGCGATTAAATCGTCCTTTGTTAATTCTTTTCCACCTCGATATATTTTTGTCAACTTTTTCGTTAATTGTACAGGTTGCCCGTTAAAGGTGATCGGCAACGTTTCCTCCGCTAGCCATCCTTGTTGGAAGATGAGTTGCTCCACCGTCGGATGCTTCGTGTCAGTAAATTGAATGTGATCCCCGTTATTTACCGGTGCGTTCGGGGAAACCTCTACCCCGTTTTTTAACAGTTTTCGAGAGAATGCAGGTATTTCTTCCAACTGGCCGTTGACCGTAATGACGAACGTACCGTAATGGTCGACAAACGTTTGATGAAAATAGGAAATAAAATCGGCGATCGTTTTTTGCTCATTCCATTCGATTTGATCCCGATCTTTAATTTCGTACTTCGGTGGTACGGACTGACCGTTTACTTTTACATCCGGTTCATATCGATACGTTTGCCCATTAATGGTGACGGTGAATTTTTCTCGACCGATGAACTGTTCGAGCGTTACGTTTGTCGGTTCACCATCTCTACCCCTTCGTGCGATAATTCGATCCCCGTCTTCAACGGAATCGTCGATGGAACAAGCCTTTCCATTTTTCTTTAATTCCGGTGGCATCCCGAGCGTTCCAGATAACGTTTTGGCTTTTCCGTTAATCGTAATCATTTTGGCCAATCCCGGCTTACCGTATAAATGACTAATTTTGATCCCTGCTTGTACTAAACATTCTCCGACGGTTAACGGTTTGAATTCAAACGTTCGAACCGGGATATCATTGACGAAGACGGTTTTATAACGAATGGGATTTTTTTTCGCTGATATCGCAATGCCGAGGGGAGTAACAAATTCCGGACCTTTATTCATTTCCTCTTCGAATACGAGATTTTCGATCGCATGAATCCCGCGAACAGCGACCCGATTTTTCGGCAGTTTCAGTTTCTCGCTAAGAAGTTCCGGTAATAGTGGCGTTAAACTTCCTCCGCCGACAAGCATGACCGCTTTTGGTGATTTAAACGAATTTAATTGTAAAATCTCATGGGAAATCTGTTCCGCCAATTTTTCAATGGCGGGGGAAATGCCTTCAATCATTTGCTCATATGGGACGGTTTGTTCAAATCCTAAAATATCCGTAAAGGTTACCGGCTCCCCTTCGACGAGTTGTCTTTTCGCCTGTTCGGCAAGGGGAAAATCCAATAAAAACTCGTCGCTAATCGCTTCGGTCATTTCATCTCCGGCTATTGGAACCATCCCGTAATTAATGATCGTGCCTTCGTCAGTAATGGCGATATCCGACGTTCCTGCACCAATATCGACGAGGGCGACGTTCAATCGCCGCATCGTCTTCGGAATTAAAACGTTAATTGCGGCAATTGGTTCCAATGTAAGTGCGGCGATTTCCAATCCACAGCGATTTAATGCGGAGGTTAACGAATCGATAACAATTTTTGGAAGAAAAGTGGCGATGATTTCAATTTTCGCTTCGGATCCTGTTTGATCCAATAAATTGCCGATTATTTCTCCGTCTAAATAATAGTACAAAACCGAGTAGCCGACACAAAAATAATTCGTTTTCACTTCCCGGTATTTTTCAATGATTTGTTCCTCCGCCTTTTGAACGGCCATTAATTCCAAATTTCTAATATCGTCCCGTTGTAATTTTCTTCCTTTAATATCGATCGATGCCGTAGCCTTTTCCGTTTTTAATGAACGTCCGGCCGCCGCCACATAAGCTTCTTGGAGAGGTCCGTAAAAGGTCTCCATCTCTTCCTTCACTTGTTGAATCAAATTGGCAACGGAGACGACGTCGTGAATTTGTCCGTCAAGCATCGCCCGTTCTTTATGTTCTTTGACGATTACTTTTTTAACAGTATACTGTTCGTCTTTTTCTTCTAACATGATACCGACGATCGATCGCGTTCCGATGTCCAATGCAAAAATATTATTGTTCTCCTTCATTCCCTACACCTTCTTTGATGTGAAAGGCAAAAATATGTATGTTTCGTGACAATATGCCTTCCATCTTCTATAATTATATAATGATTGTTTGTATAACCTATTCTTTCATCCTATTTGCAATTTATCATATTTTTTTCTCGATATAAAGAAAGAGTTTTCCCTTTTAAGGAGATGTGAAAATGACAAAGGAACGAATGGAACAACTACGGGAGCAAATCGATGAAATTAATTTTAAAATACTTGATTTAATGAACGAAAGGGGATATTTGGCGAAGGAAATCGGAGTGTTGAAAAAAGCTCAAGGGATAAATCGATACGATCCGGTCCGTGAACGAAAGATGCTCGACCGATTAATTCAA
Coding sequences within:
- the ytpR gene encoding YtpR family tRNA-binding protein gives rise to the protein MNLFYNKEGIGDTLIVSIAPVERNRMEVEKKGDVVRIFDRETNRSFGYNIFQASEYFTLNGYSGPVNGNEELLNQLNRLLANEGFAEQLTADFSPKFVVGYVKEREKHPNADKLSVCQVDVGGENLQIVCGAPNVDAGQKVVVAKIGAVMPSGLVISPAELRGVPSKGMICSAKELNLPNAPKEKGILVLDDRYEVGQAFELHAHE
- a CDS encoding DNA translocase FtsK, whose protein sequence is MDWMKKWFSFSDVKNEPTPNEKRQTDTSNKELETKMTFKYPDKEIHVPAVERRKKWDRQFLEKDVQEKRRSDGIKSETIETFPVNKSKTTSLSTREERIMNHRSKTSDSLKKPDRKRRFSHTETIPSPIYGYQRKTVKQQPIEFELSPFEIDVQWERDDRTPSDVHPTSTETMNEQAETIDHPIEFVDGKDSFSSEKGEEKDGSNHSVVENVQKIETEDNDPMDEVIGELSETFVDSTTEQSGKLLAEEKQLPVQQEKNTLDVSQKIENLVDRSAEMEQVEADDRNLENQTGESAHSNQSLENAKEKREATNAGDVRPHSETPVKKGKKSVPFNVFMLKSDREKLKNRAEQSVTNKRRERNENSDRPRGEKRYHLPPLHVLNSPVEHLSNTNWIDEQVTVLNETLKSFHVAAKVVSTSEGPSVTRFEISPEMGVKVNKITNLTDDIKLSLAAKDIRIEAPIPGKHTIGIEVPNAKRRPVFLREIIEQKEYVEAFSPLAVAVGLDIAGKPVITDLKKMPHGLIAGATGSGKSVCINTFIISLLYKARPDEVKLLMIDPKMVELAPYNGIPHLISPVITDVKAATQALKWAVEEMERRYELFAEKGVRDIERYNEKESEKMPFIVIIIDELADLMMMAPADVEDAICRIAQKARACGIHLLIATQRPSVDVITGLIKANVPTRIAFSVSSQVDSRTIIDTNGAERLLGKGDMLFLENGTSKPVRLQGPFISDDEIESVVDHVRKEGEPEYLFQQEELIKKSDTADQDELFLEACEFAVQHGSISTSSLQRRFRIGYNRAARLIELMEEKGIITEQRGSKPRDVLITEQDLHQFNE
- a CDS encoding ABC transporter permease, with the translated sequence MTEMIYSIKAEFVKFKGMFIRYYIDSISEIVSYGLLMFGLILTVFQNLTGTNEQIFQLMVGIFIWYIGINAIAVFSFILREEMVLGTLEQIAITKVPIEKMLLGRAIGTFIFDSLGAIVLSIISFSFVAIFRDLSLETFFSLHFSIPSLIIVILLTMVSIYGFSFILAGFSLVFKRIGAITTLLNYLFLFLIGLVMASNQLPPTIDLVTKLLPMTWGVINLKQVIIHSKTLVELVSTYEFWLLILNSGLYFFIGLSLFKLLFNISIKNGKLSSY
- a CDS encoding ABC transporter ATP-binding protein — encoded protein: MYSIKMNHVTKTYKSKNGPFTAVNDVTLQIEKGKITALLGPNGSGKTTLIKMICGLASIDQGTIFVNDIDVKKKRKKAVHQIGCMLEGERNIYYYLTVFDNLKYFGLLNLIPKQTLHHRIQQILKLLGLEEKKKEYAANLSRGMQQKLALALVLLKDPDILLLDEPTLGLDVQSSNDLLTMLRKMALNGKTILLTSHQLDLVEKISDRIIFIKNGTIIEDLQSKEKEQDNQQYVYLDLNIPNQQVLQELEHLIYMERENERIWKTPLAHLPEILQYLKDQQVTVKNLTTQRKSLEQIFLELVGDSND
- the murC gene encoding UDP-N-acetylmuramate--L-alanine ligase, whose translation is MTIYHFVGIKGTGMSALAQVLHDHGYVVQGSDVEKHYFTQDALERAGIQIYPFGKENIRQEMVVIAGNAFPDSHEEIERAKELQLPVIRYHRFLGDFIEKFTSIAVTGAHGKTTTTGLLSHVMEAAKSTSYLIGDGTGKGKKDAEYFVFEACEYRRHFLSYHPDYCIMTNIDFDHPDYYANIEDVFSAFQDMAWQVKKGIIAYGDDEYLQKIQAKVPVLYYGFGEENDFQARNVEVTKEGTNFDVFVRNTFYASFFIPTFGDHNVLNALATITICHYENIDVQIIQERLKTFHGVKRRFTEKRLGDQILVDDYAHHPTEIRATIQSAKQKYPNRSIIAVFQPHTYTRTQTFLHEFAESLNEADKVFLCDIFGSAREHHGQLSIKDLQKLIEGAEILKETDLSPLAKFDRSVLLFMGAGDIQKFEQGYEMYRKNEGLFDK
- a CDS encoding sodium:calcium antiporter gives rise to the protein MVYVTFTITAIFIVVLAVFLSILADMIDERSTMKDFIISFLLGSAAALPELTTSFTSVAISNPDLAMGNIFGSNLYNIMILAAMDLVFRNRQVFRYAHKENAYNTGLIIVLSGVVALSMVMDFSYQFYGFGLDMLIVAIVYFIGMRLVSKFSVTDLGQRDSYMFDVESVTYQVAAGSESEKREWTSEIVEKETVETFDKRMKKRLEQYSLKGIWVMFFISALLVLVVGSVLTVSADGIAKLSGLGSTFVGSFLLAASTSLPETVAVITSIRLRNYNLAIGAILGSCLFNFINLIITDALYREPLIFSVTDSHLYTVLASMLLMVVAMYSMLRKKAMNQWTYVIPSLLIVLMYFISSYILYVHSVG
- a CDS encoding DUF948 domain-containing protein, with product MDVILYVSVGLVAVAFTVLVVYLISTLKTLSTTLDQISKTLDQAEAQLKEVTDEAGKLLKKTNAIAEDVQDKSEKFNTVMDGVQQVGKTIYRFNDSLQSFSENVTEQLKKNEEKAAQMIQWANIVGELQDKVAEIRQRKKRKNLQKEQ
- a CDS encoding YtxH domain-containing protein; translation: MSEEKTNQSGVKDFLLGAFVGGLVGSVVAMLYAPKSGKELREDINTQLNQAVEKTDQLKNTVVQKGTEIMDYANEKRTQLTQSVKDQTKELVEKVQSFTKESEQSAEDVLKDAQKAIHDLSEEIEKKLEELKEQ
- the ytxJ gene encoding bacillithiol system redox-active protein YtxJ codes for the protein MQKLEQQRDFDSIVKSNQSFLLFKHSLTCPISREAFREFHQFTSSYPKFSAYYLTVQENRPLSNYIADFFSIKHESPQIFYVQDGKVKWHMSHWNIRREEIEKAIQNSGVPLIK